The genomic window AAGAGATCAATCCAAGTGTCTGGCATATTTCACTGCAGATCAAAAAGTTATCAGATTTTCCAAGACAGAACACAGCATGAATCAATCACCTTCTTATGAATTCCCAATAAGAAAACGCAGAAATATGACaaaaaaatatccaaaaatacaaAAGTAAATAGAAAATGAATTAGTTGATTCAATAAGAGAGAAAATGGGAGTCTGAGACAAAATTGTAAATTCACAACCAGCAAGTCACAACAAGGATGTAAGCCCAATCACTATAGGGAGAGATCAGAATTAAGCTTGTTCTGGCAATCTCATAGGAAGTCAATCGTTTAATTGGGGTTTCAGTGTTGGGTCACTACATCTAGAGATACAGCAATTAGCAAGATCAATGCAAAATTAGGTGCAACTAGCTGTTGAATGTACTTGAGAAAGAATGAGTATCACTTCAATGTAACACGTCAAAAAACTAGAGGGAAAATAAGATGAAGAGAGCACCAACAAAGTACTTATAGTTTCAGCGTTGCTTCCCTTACAGCTATGGCCTACTCATAGAGCCACCATCAAACATTTTCatctaatcaacacaaatataatGAACAACAAACAAGCTGTTTTTCTCTCACCTCTGAAAAGAGATCAATCCACTTGTCTGACACTGCATATCAAAAACTTATCAGATTTTCAAGACAGAACACAATGTGAATCAATGACCTTGTTAGTGATTCCCGATAAGGAAATACAGAAATATGACTTAGTCTGAATCTAAATTCATAACCCAACATCATATATAGCTAAACACACAGGCATCTACGAAATTTTCAAACACAGCAACTCATATAGCAAGGTCATTGCCCAATTAGGTTAAACTAACTTTTGGTTGTACTTCAGAAACAGTGAGTAATACTTCAATTTAACGCGATAAAGAAACAAGAGGAAAAATAAGATGAAGAGAGCACCAACAAATAATTATAGTATCAGTGTATGGTAATGTTGAACAACAAACGAGCCATTTTTCTCTCACCTCTGAAAAGAGATGAATCAACTTGCCTGATTATCCGAAAGTCATCAGTTCCAAGACTGAAACACAATATGAATCAAAGTATGAAAGCACCTTCTTACGTGCTCCCAATAATAAAACACAGAAATATGACTCAGTCTGAGACTAAATTCACAACCCAACATCATATAGCTAAACGCATAGGCATCTGCAAAATATCACAACACAAAAACTCATATAGCTATTTCTGTCTTAAGTTTAGAACAGATACAACATTTGTATAGCATTTACATATATGTATATAATCCTCGCGACGCTGAAGTAACACCAATCTCTCTTGCCAACAGTGCCAGATCAAAACCTTCTCCGCAGACTACTGCGCTCTACGCTTTCCTTCATACAACTGGTGAACTGGGTATATGTTGTCCCCTAATCAGATTGGCCAATCCAAAAACCAAAGCATACAACTCTAAATCTCTAATACAGAAGAACCATACAAGCAAATCAAACCTCGGCATTACGGCACAGCTCATTCATGCGGCCACGGCCCGTCCGCGCCCGCGTCCGGCCTTCCAGGCCTCGTACTTGGGGTCGTCGGTGGGGAGCTCGAATCGGCAGAGCGGGCAGGAGTTGCGCACCTGGAGCCAGGGCACGATGCAGTCCTCGTGGTAGCGGTGCGAGCAGGGCATCCTCTTGACGCGCTCCCCCGCGGCGACCGCGTCCTTGCACACGGCGCACTCCTCCCCTTTCCCTTCCTCGTTGATGGTAAGGACGGCGGAGGGGAGGGCCTGGATAGCTGAGATGGACGCGGGGGGCTTGCTGGTGAGGAAGAGCGCCTCCCCgccggcgacgaggagctcgTGCGCGTCCCGGTGGGAGGTGTAGACGAACCCCTCGTCGGCGTCGGCGGGGGGCGTGGCGCCGAGCACCTCCCACTCGGGCTCCGCGGCGGgcccgggcgcgggcgccacctcCTCCCAGTCGAACTCGTCGGCGGTCGCGGGTGGGTACAGCGGCAGATCCGGCTCGGACTCCTCGTCGAACTGGAGGCAGTCCCACGGGATGGAGGCGgacgagtcgtcgtcgtcgtcctcggggaAGCCGAGCCCGTCGTTGCGGGGCGCGACGAGCGCGTCGTGGAAGAGGTCGCGCTCGACGGAGAGGAACTGGCTGCGGACGCGGTCGGCCGCGGAGACCGACAGCGCGGGCGACGCGGGGGTCGGATCTGGGCGGAAGACCGGGACGAAGGCGtcgtagcaggaggaggaggaggtggtggtgggggtggtggcggtggcggaggaggagggctcTAGGGTTTGGAAGATCTCGTCGGCGGCGAGCCGCAGGAGGAGGTACGGGGACGCCATGGCCATGGGGCTGGGGAAAAAATCGCGGTCCTGGTCCTGGAGGAGCGTTTCGGTCGGGAATCCGCTTCCCTATATGCGTGTGGCGCTGTCCGTGCGACTCTTGCGGTAGATGGGAATGGCGACCGCGTCCTTGTCTCGTGACCGTGGGGCCCACCGGATGTGGCGCCCAGATGTCATCGAGCTGGGTACTGAATCGGTAGACGCTACCGACGATTGTGTCCTCTCATGGCAGGTGGGGCACTAGTGTATGGACCCACGTGTCAGTCACCGTCAGGCAGGCGTGTTACAGTAGGAAGTGGTAGATTGATCGATGGCTGAGTCGAGCGAACGGAGGAAAATGCTCGGCCCACAGTCATGTACTCCTCTCTACCCACTGACCGGTAGGTCCACGTTGTTACGTTCCTCCCTTGTCAGCGACACATTAGGCGATTAGGTGCGTGAGAGCGAGGTGGCACCTTCAAGTCAAACTTGGGGCAGTGGCGCTGTGCAGTGTGAGCGGAGCAAAGTGGTGGGTTGCTTGCACATGCGCGGATTACAGGCTGTCTGACAGCGACGCAGGGAAGCCGCAGCTTCGGCCGGGCACGCAAAGCAACACGTTGATGTTCACTGCTGCGAACTGGCGTTGACTATGTAGACGAAGAACATCGTACGGGCACCACTTCTTTCACGGTCAAGCCCCAGCCTCGTAATTTTTCGAGGTATCCCCGCCTTGCATCTTTTTTACAGCTGCAATATCATCATACAATATCTTGCTCAGTGTGTTGAGATCTTTGTAACCCAATACTTGTCCATTTCAAAGAATAAGAAGCCATGTTTTCGCGttttttttctttgaccaaacaATAATTCGAATATGTAGTAGATAATGTATACTCTCTCCATATCAGTTAGTAGTCTTAATCCTAGCCCTATGTTTTCAATTTGATGCATTCGAATTTACCTAATTTAAGATAtctttttatggacagaggtaataTATCAATAGAAAATTTATATGTTATATTTTCTTATAGTACAATTTTTCTGGTATATAGTTTATACTATATCGGTTAAAATTGGTGACCTAGCTAGGTACACATGTAGGACTAATAAACTGGTATGAGGGGACTAATAGGGCATTACAAAACTAGTGTACTATAAATTCCAAGCTTTAGGGCACCGGAAAAGTTATGTAACAGACAGCCTATTTGAAAAGCAATTGGAACATGAGATCCAATggtgagggagggagggagggagggagggaggcgcATCCGATGGTGAGAGATCAGCAAAGAGCAGCGGCTCACCAACGATCACATGAGCTTAGCTGCGGCCGTCGGTGGGCTGCCACGGTATTGCAACAACCATCTTAGGAGGCGTCGGGGAGATGAATGGGTGGATTCCAGCGGATTCGGGTGGCGGAGTCACGAGATTCAGGGGTGAAGCTGTGAGGTGAGGACGGTCCACGGAGTCAAAATGGTGGTTACTTGAGGCGACAATCTATTGAAATCGGTGTCAAGTAGTGAGGTAGTTTCACCGTTGTGGTTGGTTTCATGCTACAACCATTTTTTATGTCCCGGAATATGATAGGGCAGCCACAACAACGGTGTCCTGAATATACACCACTCACCGTCGAATATTAGAGCGTGCCATAAATATAAATCTGCTTTAGCTGTGTGCGACACCAAATACATTAAAAACAGCTTTTGGgatatttttttgaaatggggtatCCCTATCCTCTGCATCAATCAATGCATATGGCCTCTTTTATTAAAATCAATCCTGAATTACAACCAGCAAATCTCAAAACTTATTACAGATCATGGATCATTTAAAGTCGCGATAAAAATAAGCCATCTAAAAAATAGGAAAACAAAGCGCATTTGCATCTTCATGTTAGCCAGCCGCACCACTTGTAGAAATCATGTGCAACCATTACCagccggttgcacccaatatctaTAGTATGGCGCTCCACCTCAAGCTAGAGATAGGACCACATATGGATCTAGTGGGTAGCCAAAGGTATAACCTGCAAAAATGATGAaaactttttttttgttaaagatgcAATAGTTACGCACATTCCATACCGCCCACACCAATGCACACACTACAATTCTAATGTAAGCTTTATCTTTTCTGCCTATCCCATTTAACCAATTCCCAAAAAAAAGTGTAATATTCAAAGGTGGAGATATGTTAAATGTCATATAGACAATCTACCTAATTATTTGAGTAGATGGGCAAGATATAAAAAGGTGTTGTATTGTCTCAccttgatcacaaaaacaacatttagcACAGCCATGCCAATTACGTTTTGCCAAGTTATCTTTCGCATAAATCACTTTTTTATggagaaaccacataaaaatctttatCTTTAGTGAAACTTTCATCTTTCAAATGTACTTTTTGAGAAAAATGGTATGGTTATATAACATATCAGCATACATCGACTTGACCCTGAGGATGCCAAAGGTGTTTAAATACCATGTAAAAATATCGTCGGTATCTTTTAGCTGAACCAAAATGAGTCTATGTAACAGGTGTGTCCATCTATCCCACATTCAACGGTGACATTTTTGTGATTTGCAACATTATAAAAGAGAGGGATACTCTTCCGCTAAAGATTTGTTACCCAACCAATTATCCTCCCAGAATCTAGTGTTTTGACCAACAACAAAAgacccccaataaaataaatcgtTCTTCACATTCATTAAACCCTTCCAAACAGGGGGAGTCATTTGGTTTTCTTTGAAACCTGGGAAAGGGTTTTCGACTGCAAATATTTCTTATGCAGCAGCTCTTGCAACGCGCCATACTCATTCAAAAGTTTGTAAAGCCACTTGCTAAGTAGACACTTGTTTTTCAGATCTACATCCACTCCTAGTCCTCCTTGATCGTTGGGTCGACATATTATATTCCATTTAATTAAcatatatttcttcttatgtccatCGCTTTGCCAAAAAAACATGATCGAAAGAAATCAAACCTCTTCCGAACTCATTTCGGTATCTCGAGGAAAGAATGCATGAACATTGGGAGGCTAGTTAAAACTGAATTGATCAGAACTAAACGATCACCGTATGATAATAATTTCCCAATCCAATTACTTAGCTTTATCTCAATCGATCCTCCACTGGTTTCCATTCACCATTTCTCAGCTTGCGGTAATGGATTGGAATCCCTAGATATCTAAAAGGTAGTGAAGCTATGTCACAACCAAATATAGTTTTATACTCGTTCTCCATTTTTTTTTGCCTTTCCAAAAGAAAATACCTCACTcttgtgaaaatatatttttaatcCGGACAAATGTTCAAAAATGCGTAAGACTAATTTCATGTTTAAAGCTTTTTGAAGGTCGCACTCCATAAATAATATGGTATCATCCGCATACCGAAGGATTGAAACTCCACCATCAACCAAATGAGAAATAAGACCAGCAACTTGCCATCCTCTTTTGCTCTCGCGATCAAAATAGCTAACATATCTTCAACAGTTATAACAGAATGGGAGATAACGGATCCCCCTTGGCGCAACCCCTTTTTATTTGAAAATAATGACCTATGTCATTGTTTACTCGAATTCCCACACTACCCTTTTTAATATAGtttttgtaagggtattttacccttatccattattttggttacgatgacaccgtagctagagtaatcggactaatacatgcctacaagattaTTCTCATGTATTAGTCTaataggcataatggtgtatcaatggaacaagaaggtgaagggagacccccacttcgaaggaaagaagagaagctcAGGCCGGCGTACGGTCCGGCGGCACCGGATGCCACATCGGCTGGTCCAGCGCAGACCGCCCCTGgcaccggtgcacaccgggcacaTTCGAGGGTGCCCGGCTCGATCGcctggcactacaagaaaagttctgatagacaacgtctcaaaatcgtccggtaaggggtatttttcgtcgcctatgtgcctaacccgacgatatgggttctgttgtcgaaactgcgtcaggcaaagtcctacgacgattttttcggtccgtcgcgcttgggcgcccttccgccacggaaaatcggaccgttgcagaagtgtttccgggagcccgttgattgctgacgtcatgcaaactgacacgtggcagacgccgtgcaccggcggttaacggcgttaaccgccgaaaccccgtggtagatggtaggcccacacgaggctcgccacgtcttaagcgggccggcccattaagtttgcggccgGGCCAggcgacttagtttgaccggtcaactatatagtcgaggtggtccattagttacgtgggccgggcctaacctctaaggttgatcggtcaaagattaatgggccggcccactaagcatgtgggccgggccgaatgcactcgtttgaccggtcaacgagcaaacgggccggcccacaaaacatgagggacccactttcctgttatcgggccggcccatttacaagtggggtccaccttaaagcaagtgggccggcccaagaagttattgggcggcCCGACTAGCTCGTGGGTCCCATTTTCCTCCtatagggccggcccatttagtacgtggggtccacggtagattaaatgggctagcccaacaagccgatgggcgGGCCAAaatcacaggtgggtcccacttactcgttaaagggccggcccatttagtatgtggggtccaccatatagcaagtgtgccggcccaacaagttagtgggccgggccaaaaacacgggtgggtcccactttccagttaaagggccggcccatttagtatgtggggtccaccagaaCGTAATTGGGCTAGcccaacaggaaagtgggccgggccaaaaacacaggtgggtcccacattcctgttaaagggccggcccattgagcaagtggggtccacgatatagcaagtgggccggcccaataagatagtgggccgggccaagaacactggtgggtcccgtattcctgttaaagggccggcccagtttgtaagtggggtccaccataacgtaattgggccagcccaacaagatagtgggccgggccaaaaacacgagtgggtcccacttaccTTTAACGGGCCGGTCCAgtttgtatgtggggtccaccacagaagcaattgggccggcccaacaagatagtgggccgggccaaaacacaagtgggtcccactatcctgttaatgggccggcccatttgatagtGGGGTCCACAAcagaagcaagtgggccagcccaagtaGAGTGTGGGTTCCAcaataaatcaagtgggctggcccaataagtaagtgggccagcccatttagttgctgtttatatgccggtgatggcgtgtatttcacacgttcgttgggcaaccccaagaggaaggtatgatgcgcacagcagcaagttttccctcagaaagaaaccaaggtttatcgaaccaggaggagccaagaagcacgttgaaggttgatggcggcgggatgtagtgcggcgcaacaccggagattccgcgccaacgtggaactcgcacaacacaaccaaagtactttgccccaacgaaacagagtgaggttgtcaatctcaccggcttgccgtaacaaaggattaaccgtattgtgtggaagatgattgtttgcgagagaaaacgataaaaacaagtattgcaagtagattgtatttcaggtaaagagaattggaccggggtccacagttcactagaggtgtctctcccataagacgaacggcatgttgggtgaacaaattacggttgggcaattgacaaataaagagagcatgaccatgcacatacatatcatgatgagtatagtgagatttaattgggcattacgacaaagtacatagaccgccatccaaccgcatctatgcctaaaaagtccaccttcgaggttatcatccgaaccccctccaggtattaagttgcaaagcaacggacaattgcattaagtatggtgcgtaatgtaatcaacaactacatccttagacatagcatcaatgttttatccctagtggcaacgagcacaacacaaccttagaactttactgtcatcgtcccaggtgtcaatgcaggcatgaacccactatcgagcataagtactccctcttggagttaaaagtaaaaacatggccagagcctctactagaaacggagagcatgcaagatcataaacaacacataagcataactttgataatcaacataacaagtattctctattcatcggatcccaacaaacgcaacatatagaattacggatagatgatcttgatcatgttaggcagcctcacaagatccgacaatgatatcacaatggggagaagacaaccatctagctactcgctatggacccatagtccaggggtagactactcactcatcactccggaggcgaccatggcggtgtagagtcctccgggagatgattcccctctcccggcagagtgccggaggcgatctccaggatcccccgagatgggatcggcggcgacggcgtctcggtaaggttttccgtatcgtggttctcggtaccgggggtttcgtcacggaggctttaagtaggcggaagggcaagtcgagaggcggcacgggggcccacaccataggccggcgcggccgggggtggggccgcgccgccctagggtttggccaccccgtggcccctctccgtctcgtcttcggtcttcggaagcttcgtgagaaaataggcctccgggcttttatttcgtccaattccgagaatatttctttactaggatttccgaaaccaaaaacagcgagaaaacgagcaatcggcacttcggcatcttgttaataggttagttccggaaaatgcacgaatatgacataaagtgtgcataaaacatgtagataacatcaataatgtggcatggaacacaagaaattatcgatacgttggagacgtatcggcatccccaagcttagtttcgctcgtcccgagcgggtaaaacgataacaaagataatttctggagtgacatgccatcataaacttgatcatactatttgtaaagcatatgtagagaatgcagcgatcaaaacaatgtgtatgacatgagtaaacaagtgaatcataaagcaaagacttttcatgaatagcacttcaagacaagcatcaatgagtcttgcataagagttaactcataaagcaataattcaaagtaaaggtattgaagcaacacaaaagaagattaagtttcagcggttgctttcaacttgtaacatgtatatctcatggatattgtcaacatagagtaatataataagtgcaataagcaagtatgtaggaatcaatgcacagttcacacaagtgtttgcttcttgaggtggagagaaataggtgaactgactcaacattgaaagtaaaagaatggtcctcatagaggaaaagcatcgattgctatatttgtgctagagctttgattttgaaaacatgaaacaattttgtcaacggtagtaataaagcatatgcatcatgtaaattatatcttataagttgcaagcctcatgcatagtgtactaatagtgctcgcaccttgtcctaattagcttggactacctggattatcaccgcaatacatatgctttaaccaagtttcacaaaggggtacctctatgccgctctgtacaaaggtctaaggagaaagctcgcatttggatttctcgcttttgattattctcaacttagacatccataccgggacaacatagacaacagataatggactcctcttttaatgctttaagcattcaacaacaattaattcttttctcattagagatttgaggatgtttgtccaaaactgaaacttccaccatggatcatggctttagttagcggcccaatgttcttctctcacaatatgcatgctcaaaccattcaactcggtgtagatcgcccttacttcggacaagacgaacatgcatagcaactcacatgaaattcaacaaagagttgatggcgttcccaagtaaacatggttatcgcacaacaagcaacttaataagagataaagtgcataattacatattcaataccacaatagtttttaagctatttgtcccatgagctatatattgcaaaggtgaatgatggaatttttaaaggtagcactcaagcaatttactttggaatggcg from Lolium rigidum isolate FL_2022 unplaced genomic scaffold, APGP_CSIRO_Lrig_0.1 contig_47264_1, whole genome shotgun sequence includes these protein-coding regions:
- the LOC124681583 gene encoding uncharacterized protein LOC124681583; the protein is MAMASPYLLLRLAADEIFQTLEPSSSATATTPTTTSSSSCYDAFVPVFRPDPTPASPALSVSAADRVRSQFLSVERDLFHDALVAPRNDGLGFPEDDDDDSSASIPWDCLQFDEESEPDLPLYPPATADEFDWEEVAPAPGPAAEPEWEVLGATPPADADEGFVYTSHRDAHELLVAGGEALFLTSKPPASISAIQALPSAVLTINEEGKGEECAVCKDAVAAGERVKRMPCSHRYHEDCIVPWLQVRNSCPLCRFELPTDDPKYEAWKAGRGRGRAVAA